The following proteins come from a genomic window of Synechococcus sp. UW69:
- a CDS encoding thermonuclease family protein, which translates to MKRIAAALLMALALPLSSRAELQPVRVLSISNAQQLLVELDGQGRAVRLACLQAPRRSQTPWATRASVAISALVKVGDQALFELRSRDVYGRLVGRLLIDGEDLGAALIRQGAVVAWDGFLGRCDDLDYSVLETEAASAELGVWSAQPPLERPWDVMEREGGGEP; encoded by the coding sequence ATGAAGAGGATTGCTGCAGCACTGTTGATGGCTTTGGCTCTGCCGCTTTCGAGTCGCGCAGAGTTGCAGCCGGTTCGGGTGTTGAGCATCAGCAACGCGCAGCAGCTGCTGGTTGAGTTGGATGGTCAGGGGAGAGCGGTTCGGCTGGCTTGTCTCCAGGCTCCGCGACGGAGTCAGACGCCATGGGCAACGCGTGCATCGGTGGCCATCAGTGCCTTAGTGAAGGTCGGAGACCAAGCTTTGTTTGAGCTCCGCTCACGCGATGTGTACGGACGCCTGGTGGGACGCCTCCTGATCGATGGGGAAGATCTCGGTGCTGCCTTGATTCGTCAAGGTGCGGTTGTTGCCTGGGATGGCTTCCTTGGACGTTGTGATGATCTCGATTATTCCGTTCTTGAAACGGAGGCGGCCTCTGCAGAGCTTGGGGTCTGGTCAGCGCAACCTCCGCTCGAGCGTCCTTGGGATGTGATGGAACGGGAAGGTGGTGGTGAACCCTGA
- the arsJ gene encoding organoarsenical effux MFS transporter ArsJ, with amino-acid sequence MKLSPLQQYGIVTANYWAFTLTDGALRMLVVFHFHQLGYTTLEIAALFLFYEFFGVVTNLYGGWIGARYGLRLTLWMGTLLQILALLMLIPVTAGWPKLLSVVYVMVAQAISGIAKDLNKMSAKSAIKTVVPETPEDEQQGQQKLFKWVAILTGSKNALKGVGFFLGGVLLTAFGFNAAVGWMAAGLALAFLLTLVLPGEIGKMKSKPAFAALFSKSQGINVLSLARFFLFGARDVWFVVALPVFLEASLGWSFWEIGGFLGLWVIGYGIVQGTAPGLRKLWGQTAPPGVSAVQFWSALLTAIPALIAVALWREVDVAVAITAGLAAFGVVFAMNSSIHSYMVLAYTDAESVSLNVGFYYMANAAGRLVGTMLSGAVFMLGKTEAAGMQACLWASSLLVLLSWVSSLRLPAVRNAPG; translated from the coding sequence ATGAAGCTCTCGCCGCTGCAGCAATACGGCATCGTCACCGCCAACTATTGGGCCTTCACGCTCACCGACGGTGCCCTGCGGATGTTGGTGGTGTTCCATTTCCACCAGCTCGGCTACACCACCCTCGAGATCGCCGCTCTGTTCCTCTTTTATGAATTCTTTGGGGTGGTCACCAACCTGTACGGCGGTTGGATTGGTGCCCGCTATGGGCTTCGGCTAACCCTCTGGATGGGCACGCTGCTCCAGATCCTTGCACTGCTGATGTTGATTCCCGTCACAGCTGGGTGGCCGAAGCTGTTGAGCGTGGTTTACGTGATGGTGGCTCAGGCGATCAGTGGCATCGCCAAAGATCTCAACAAGATGAGCGCCAAAAGTGCCATCAAGACTGTGGTGCCCGAAACCCCAGAGGATGAACAGCAGGGGCAACAAAAGCTGTTCAAATGGGTGGCGATCCTGACGGGATCGAAGAATGCTCTCAAGGGTGTGGGCTTTTTTCTGGGTGGGGTGTTGCTCACCGCTTTTGGCTTCAACGCCGCCGTGGGCTGGATGGCCGCGGGCCTTGCCCTCGCCTTCCTGCTGACCCTGGTGCTGCCGGGGGAGATCGGAAAGATGAAGTCAAAACCAGCGTTTGCAGCCCTGTTCTCCAAATCCCAGGGCATCAATGTGCTGTCTTTGGCGCGCTTCTTTCTGTTCGGTGCCCGTGATGTCTGGTTCGTGGTGGCCTTACCGGTGTTTCTGGAGGCTTCCTTGGGGTGGAGCTTCTGGGAGATCGGTGGCTTCCTTGGCCTTTGGGTGATCGGTTACGGCATCGTCCAGGGAACAGCTCCTGGTCTACGAAAACTCTGGGGTCAGACCGCTCCGCCTGGCGTGTCCGCCGTGCAGTTCTGGAGTGCGCTTTTGACGGCGATCCCGGCTCTGATTGCTGTTGCGCTTTGGCGAGAGGTTGATGTGGCGGTTGCTATCACCGCCGGCCTTGCCGCCTTCGGTGTGGTGTTCGCGATGAATTCGTCCATCCACTCCTACATGGTGCTGGCCTACACCGATGCGGAGAGTGTCAGCCTCAACGTGGGCTTCTATTACATGGCCAATGCTGCTGGGCGCCTGGTGGGAACCATGCTCTCTGGAGCGGTGTTCATGCTCGGGAAGACGGAGGCCGCTGGCATGCAGGCCTGCCTCTGGGCATCGTCACTGCTGGTGTTGTTGTCATGGGTCAGCAGCCTCAGACTGCCGGCTGTGCGAAATGCCCCAGGATGA
- a CDS encoding ArsJ-associated glyceraldehyde-3-phosphate dehydrogenase, with translation MRIGINGFGRIGRLVFRALWGRPGIELVHVNDPAGDAATAAHLLEFDSVHGRWDRGIASSADGFTVEGSELTWSSEKDPTAVPWIDRGVEMVLEASGKIKTPETLNPYFEQVGLKRVVVACPVKGVVAGEEALNIVYGINHQLYEPARHKLVTAASCTTNCLAPVVKVVHENFGIEHGLITTIHDITNTQVPIDSFKSDLRRARSGLTSLIPTTTGSAKAIAMIFPELMGKLNGHAVRVPLLNGSLTDAVFELKQNVTVEQVNAAFKAAADGPLHGILGYEERPLVSCDYTNDNRSSIVDALSTMVVDDNQLKVFAWYDNEWGYSCRMADLTCHVVERES, from the coding sequence ATGCGCATCGGTATCAACGGGTTTGGACGGATTGGTCGTCTGGTGTTTCGGGCTCTCTGGGGTCGGCCTGGCATTGAACTGGTGCATGTCAATGATCCCGCTGGTGACGCTGCAACGGCGGCTCACCTGCTGGAGTTCGATTCCGTCCATGGTCGTTGGGATCGGGGGATCGCCAGCAGTGCCGATGGTTTCACTGTGGAGGGATCCGAGCTCACCTGGTCCAGCGAAAAAGATCCCACGGCTGTGCCTTGGATCGATCGGGGTGTGGAGATGGTGCTGGAGGCCAGCGGAAAGATCAAGACGCCGGAGACCCTCAACCCCTACTTCGAGCAGGTGGGCCTGAAGCGTGTGGTGGTGGCCTGTCCGGTGAAGGGTGTTGTTGCCGGTGAGGAGGCGCTCAACATTGTTTATGGCATTAATCATCAGCTGTATGAGCCAGCGCGGCACAAATTGGTGACGGCGGCCTCCTGCACCACCAACTGCCTGGCGCCGGTGGTGAAGGTGGTGCACGAAAACTTTGGGATCGAGCACGGACTGATCACCACCATTCATGACATCACCAACACCCAGGTGCCGATCGACTCCTTCAAAAGTGATCTGCGCCGGGCACGTTCCGGACTGACCTCACTGATCCCCACCACCACCGGGTCGGCCAAGGCGATCGCCATGATCTTCCCCGAGCTCATGGGCAAGCTCAATGGCCATGCCGTGCGCGTTCCCCTGCTGAATGGTTCCCTCACTGACGCGGTGTTCGAGCTCAAGCAGAACGTCACGGTGGAGCAGGTGAATGCTGCTTTCAAAGCTGCAGCCGATGGTCCGCTGCACGGAATCCTCGGCTACGAGGAACGCCCGTTGGTGTCTTGCGACTACACCAACGACAACCGCAGCTCGATCGTCGATGCCCTCTCGACGATGGTGGTGGATGACAACCAGCTGAAAGTGTTCGCCTGGTACGACAACGAATGGGGCTACAGCTGCCGCATGGCCGACCTCACCTGTCATGTGGTGGAACGCGAGTCATGA
- a CDS encoding helix-turn-helix transcriptional regulator gives MQNTLNVEQSRQMLKALADPIRLKVIHALALGERCVCDLTGDLNLPQSKLSFHLRVLREAGLLTDRQSGRWIYYRLQPNALAALEAWLADLRLHCSQDAVPCQE, from the coding sequence ATGCAGAACACCCTTAATGTCGAGCAGTCGAGGCAGATGCTCAAAGCACTGGCCGACCCCATCCGCCTCAAGGTGATTCATGCACTGGCGCTGGGGGAACGATGCGTCTGTGATTTAACGGGGGATCTCAATCTCCCCCAGTCCAAACTCTCCTTTCACCTCAGGGTGCTTCGCGAAGCAGGGCTACTGACCGATCGGCAAAGCGGTCGCTGGATTTACTACCGGCTGCAACCGAATGCCCTCGCAGCGCTGGAGGCCTGGCTAGCCGATCTGCGCCTCCACTGCAGCCAAGACGCTGTCCCCTGTCAGGAATAA
- a CDS encoding DUF938 domain-containing protein, with protein MDQRLFFPATERNRRPIGDLLSQLLPAAGAVLELASGSGEHAVCFQQRFTNLLWQASDPDPDHRASIDAWIRHQGLSNVMPAALNLDVEERPWPLPQTIGASLNAVVCINLLHISPANCTNAVLEESAVLLPSGAPLIIYGPFMRNGAHTSASNAAFDRSLRERNNQWGLREVSLVTSLAASAGFKTDDVVPMPANNLTLVLRRR; from the coding sequence ATGGACCAACGGCTTTTTTTTCCGGCAACGGAACGCAATCGCAGGCCCATCGGGGATCTGCTGAGCCAGCTGCTGCCCGCTGCAGGAGCTGTGCTGGAACTGGCCAGCGGGAGTGGAGAACATGCCGTCTGCTTTCAACAGCGGTTCACGAATCTGCTCTGGCAGGCCAGCGATCCGGATCCAGACCATCGCGCCAGCATCGACGCCTGGATCCGCCACCAAGGCCTGAGCAATGTCATGCCAGCAGCCCTCAATCTTGATGTTGAGGAACGACCCTGGCCCCTCCCCCAAACCATTGGAGCGTCACTGAACGCTGTGGTTTGCATCAACCTGCTGCACATCAGTCCAGCCAACTGCACCAATGCGGTGCTCGAAGAATCTGCCGTGCTGCTGCCCAGCGGCGCCCCACTGATCATCTACGGCCCCTTCATGCGCAATGGCGCCCACACGAGCGCGAGCAATGCCGCCTTCGACAGATCGCTAAGGGAGCGGAACAACCAGTGGGGGTTGAGAGAGGTGAGCTTGGTCACGTCTCTTGCCGCCAGCGCTGGGTTCAAAACCGACGACGTGGTGCCCATGCCCGCCAACAACCTGACTCTGGTGCTTCGCCGCCGTTGA
- a CDS encoding mechanosensitive ion channel family protein, with product MSEEVLASSHQALHNSALTTAEGMGLGELLIKILIGIAATLVLSFLCRKIFPRFTKRSKTNFDDFVLNALADSIIPFGIVVVLILTQKELGLPINVERAYDTALRLVGTIVLIRFVNRVGARFLTGVARRSGAEDLEHLFQSLLPLLRAVIWGIGTLVLLQSLGVKMTVIWGLLSAGGIGIGLALKEPAQELFAYMMILLDKPFTVGQFISVGSTSATVERIGVRSTHLRSLRGEQVVMSNSTLTGSTILNFAEMAQRRMIYSIGVTYDTTVDQMKSIPTMIQTIIDSQKHSTFNRCHFTEFADSSLNFELVYYIDTRDFTVALNDQQAINLAIMDAFARAGIEFAFPSQTLYLEGDSLTGKAS from the coding sequence TTGAGCGAAGAGGTTCTTGCCAGCTCTCACCAGGCACTCCACAATTCAGCCTTAACAACGGCGGAAGGCATGGGTCTTGGTGAGCTCTTGATAAAAATCCTGATCGGCATCGCTGCCACCCTGGTCCTGTCCTTTCTGTGCAGGAAAATCTTTCCTCGCTTCACCAAGAGAAGCAAAACCAACTTCGACGACTTTGTCCTAAATGCCCTTGCGGATTCAATCATTCCGTTCGGAATTGTCGTCGTCCTGATCCTCACGCAAAAAGAACTTGGGCTGCCCATCAACGTTGAGCGTGCCTACGACACAGCACTAAGACTTGTTGGAACAATCGTTCTGATCAGGTTTGTCAACCGTGTCGGCGCTCGCTTTCTGACGGGGGTCGCCCGACGTTCAGGTGCAGAAGATCTTGAGCATTTATTTCAAAGTCTTCTCCCACTACTAAGAGCAGTGATCTGGGGCATCGGCACCCTGGTGCTGCTGCAGAGCCTCGGTGTAAAGATGACCGTGATCTGGGGCTTGTTAAGCGCCGGCGGTATCGGCATTGGCTTGGCCTTGAAAGAGCCGGCCCAGGAATTGTTTGCCTACATGATGATTCTTCTGGATAAGCCATTCACCGTTGGTCAATTCATCTCGGTGGGCTCAACATCAGCAACAGTGGAAAGAATCGGTGTTCGCTCCACCCATCTGCGAAGCCTGCGTGGCGAACAAGTGGTGATGAGCAACTCAACCCTCACAGGCTCAACCATCCTTAATTTCGCCGAAATGGCGCAACGCCGCATGATCTATTCGATTGGCGTCACCTACGACACAACTGTCGATCAGATGAAGTCCATCCCAACCATGATTCAAACCATCATCGATTCTCAGAAGCACAGCACCTTCAATCGCTGTCACTTCACCGAATTTGCTGATTCAAGTCTGAATTTTGAGCTTGTTTATTACATCGACACCCGAGATTTCACCGTTGCATTAAATGATCAGCAAGCGATCAACCTCGCAATCATGGATGCTTTTGCCCGAGCAGGCATTGAATTTGCCTTCCCAAGCCAAACGCTCTACTTAGAGGGAGATTCACTCACTGGCAAAGCGTCTTGA
- a CDS encoding Tat pathway signal protein: MAVFSLPCSSCGTPVEIPGRYGFKLKNAGISNTVCTSCRQESFLASRRDNISQQITLGTSADQRRLIPFTAAVAALALLIGGVVWRSAAPTHQDALPVSESPSK, from the coding sequence ATGGCTGTTTTTTCTCTCCCCTGTTCCAGCTGCGGAACACCTGTTGAGATCCCAGGCCGTTACGGCTTCAAGTTGAAAAATGCAGGCATTTCCAACACGGTCTGCACCAGCTGTCGTCAGGAATCATTTTTGGCGTCGCGGCGCGACAACATCTCCCAGCAGATCACTCTCGGAACAAGTGCGGATCAGCGTCGCTTGATTCCTTTCACGGCGGCTGTGGCTGCGTTGGCCTTGTTGATTGGTGGTGTTGTCTGGCGTTCGGCAGCCCCGACCCATCAAGACGCTTTGCCAGTGAGTGAATCTCCCTCTAAGTAG
- the purS gene encoding phosphoribosylformylglycinamidine synthase subunit PurS: MPRFQARVLVRLRPSVLDPAGEAARGAAERLGVEGLSKLRIGKAVEIEIEAPDEAEARRKLELLSDRLLANPVIEDWTLELNHS; encoded by the coding sequence GTGCCGCGTTTTCAAGCCCGCGTCCTTGTGCGTCTGCGCCCCTCTGTGCTCGATCCAGCCGGAGAAGCCGCGCGTGGTGCCGCTGAACGTCTTGGGGTGGAAGGCCTCAGCAAATTGCGGATCGGAAAAGCCGTGGAAATAGAGATAGAGGCCCCCGATGAAGCGGAGGCCCGCCGCAAGTTGGAATTGCTCAGTGATCGACTGCTGGCCAACCCGGTGATCGAGGACTGGACTCTGGAGCTGAACCACTCATGA
- the purQ gene encoding phosphoribosylformylglycinamidine synthase subunit PurQ has product MSIGVIVFPGSNCDRDVQWATEGCLGLSTRRVWHEETDLSSFDAIVLPGGFSYGDYLRCGAIARFAPALQSLIDFAARGGRVLGICNGFQVLTELGLLPGALTRNRDLHFICENTPLKVVSQRSAWMQGYSDGGGTLTLPIAHGEGRYQCSDDTLKQLQDEDAIALSYGNNPNGSIADIAGITNTSGNVLGLMPHPERACDPATGGTDGRRMLEALLG; this is encoded by the coding sequence ATGAGCATCGGGGTCATCGTTTTTCCGGGCTCGAACTGTGATCGGGACGTGCAATGGGCAACGGAGGGATGCCTGGGCTTGAGCACACGCCGGGTCTGGCATGAAGAGACCGACCTGAGCAGCTTTGACGCCATCGTTCTGCCTGGAGGGTTCAGTTACGGCGACTATCTGCGTTGCGGTGCCATTGCACGCTTCGCACCAGCCCTGCAATCGCTGATTGACTTTGCAGCCCGGGGCGGTCGCGTGCTCGGGATCTGCAACGGATTCCAGGTACTGACGGAACTTGGGCTGCTGCCCGGAGCACTGACCAGAAACCGGGATCTGCACTTCATCTGTGAGAACACGCCCCTCAAGGTTGTGAGTCAGCGCTCGGCCTGGATGCAGGGGTACAGCGACGGGGGCGGAACGCTGACCTTGCCGATCGCCCACGGGGAAGGCCGTTATCAGTGCAGTGATGACACGTTGAAACAGCTTCAGGACGAAGACGCCATTGCCCTCAGCTACGGCAACAATCCCAATGGATCAATCGCAGACATCGCCGGCATCACCAACACCAGCGGCAACGTTTTGGGCTTGATGCCCCACCCGGAACGGGCCTGTGATCCTGCGACTGGAGGAACCGACGGCCGACGCATGCTGGAGGCCCTGCTGGGCTGA
- a CDS encoding LD-carboxypeptidase — protein MQSRRTLLISGASTIASTVVTALLPPRAMSAQRRLAPLKPGARIRAVNPGTWMDPDTDLKLLLERCDEQRWHLEIPAAVTRQWRYFSGTDRERSSDLTAAWNDPTVDAVLTVGGGWGAARVLEAGFRFPRHPKWSLGFSDTSSLLLAQWAAGLPGGIHGSSGGTDAQWQRTVDLLRGRPVEPLQGEPRRRGIARGPLVVTNLTVATHLIGTRWLPSLKGAILVLEDVGEAPYRVDRMLTQWRSAGLLQHLAGVACGRFSWAKDDILPGDFTMEEILEERLGDLGIPLVLNLPVGHGRPNEALPLGSQAQLDGQRGLLSLIP, from the coding sequence ATGCAGAGCCGCCGGACGCTGCTGATCTCAGGGGCATCCACCATTGCATCCACTGTCGTCACGGCCCTGCTCCCCCCCCGGGCCATGAGCGCCCAGCGGAGGTTGGCACCGCTGAAACCTGGAGCACGCATCCGCGCCGTGAACCCCGGCACATGGATGGATCCAGACACCGATCTGAAACTCTTGCTCGAGCGCTGTGATGAACAGCGCTGGCATCTGGAGATCCCAGCAGCAGTCACCCGTCAGTGGCGCTATTTCTCCGGAACCGACCGGGAGCGGAGCAGCGATCTGACGGCTGCCTGGAATGATCCAACAGTTGATGCTGTGCTGACCGTCGGAGGTGGCTGGGGGGCCGCCCGCGTGCTCGAAGCCGGATTCCGCTTTCCACGACATCCAAAATGGAGCCTTGGGTTCTCTGACACCAGCTCCCTGCTGCTGGCCCAATGGGCCGCCGGCCTGCCTGGGGGGATCCATGGATCCAGCGGCGGCACAGATGCGCAGTGGCAACGGACGGTGGATCTGCTCCGTGGACGTCCGGTGGAACCTCTGCAGGGAGAGCCAAGACGGCGGGGGATCGCTCGCGGCCCTTTGGTTGTCACCAATCTGACCGTGGCGACCCATCTGATCGGAACGCGCTGGCTTCCCTCTTTGAAGGGGGCCATTTTGGTGCTGGAAGACGTTGGAGAAGCGCCCTACCGGGTGGACCGAATGCTGACCCAATGGCGCAGCGCTGGCCTTTTGCAGCACTTGGCGGGGGTGGCCTGCGGTCGCTTCAGCTGGGCAAAAGACGACATCCTCCCCGGTGATTTCACCATGGAGGAGATCCTTGAGGAACGCCTGGGCGATCTTGGCATTCCCCTAGTGCTCAATCTGCCGGTGGGCCATGGTCGCCCCAACGAGGCTTTACCTCTGGGATCACAAGCACAACTGGATGGCCAGCGGGGCCTTCTCAGCCTGATTCCCTGA
- a CDS encoding CARDB domain-containing protein: MAKRWSFGGFAASDGPKQLTLVADLTIANTVSDLILGDVREHLPLERIPLQGDVLGLGTTTSIDNGELTFLQDSSSTSAIWRCVAHDGSIIKLSPGDGSGHFPYVCFTRDASTLRRPVAIESLGPTEEAPLQRLVAEAIAQGQRSGTLESAPIYGVRMLTHWHELVITVASKLCMGQQRRNMKVAASEAGSSTAGQSIYDMLQHYRLAPQPTEKTNDPIRYLGRAMQWDCCGFFDTEPELGRVTVPQPGAHLHLHGCSTDLAYGGHLHHEHASTRLKQLERLWLYPLQTFSALGSDMAVEDLSFDNGMIRFRVVNAGEMDVSDVGVAVVINDRYSCRRYIRIPWLSAGDDEEFTLSLSLPSGKQLITVIADPEEIVIEAENRRNNNRLDLEVQIP; the protein is encoded by the coding sequence TTGGCAAAACGCTGGTCCTTCGGTGGCTTTGCCGCTAGCGATGGACCAAAGCAGCTGACCCTCGTGGCCGACCTCACCATCGCGAACACGGTGTCCGATCTGATCCTGGGTGATGTCCGCGAACATTTGCCGCTGGAGCGGATTCCCCTGCAGGGCGACGTGCTTGGGCTTGGGACCACGACCAGCATTGACAACGGAGAGCTGACCTTTCTGCAGGACAGCTCATCGACATCAGCCATCTGGCGTTGCGTGGCCCATGACGGCAGCATCATCAAACTCTCTCCTGGCGATGGGAGTGGTCACTTCCCATATGTGTGCTTCACAAGGGATGCATCCACCCTGCGTCGCCCTGTGGCGATTGAATCGCTCGGACCCACGGAGGAAGCGCCTCTGCAAAGACTGGTGGCAGAAGCAATCGCCCAGGGACAACGCTCCGGAACCCTTGAGTCGGCTCCCATCTACGGAGTGCGGATGTTGACCCACTGGCATGAACTCGTGATCACCGTGGCCTCCAAGCTCTGCATGGGTCAGCAGCGGCGCAACATGAAAGTCGCCGCAAGTGAAGCGGGATCATCAACCGCAGGTCAAAGCATCTACGACATGCTTCAGCACTACCGACTGGCGCCGCAACCTACGGAGAAAACCAACGATCCAATCCGCTATCTGGGACGCGCGATGCAGTGGGATTGCTGTGGTTTTTTTGACACCGAACCGGAGCTGGGGCGCGTCACCGTTCCTCAGCCAGGCGCCCACTTGCATCTCCATGGATGCAGCACTGATCTGGCCTATGGAGGACATCTTCACCATGAACATGCTTCAACCAGACTCAAACAATTGGAACGCCTTTGGCTGTATCCACTCCAGACTTTCAGTGCCCTTGGAAGCGATATGGCCGTTGAAGACTTGAGCTTCGACAACGGAATGATTCGTTTTCGTGTTGTGAATGCAGGGGAAATGGACGTGAGCGACGTTGGCGTGGCCGTTGTGATTAATGACCGCTACAGCTGTCGTCGTTACATCAGGATCCCCTGGTTAAGTGCAGGCGACGATGAGGAATTCACCTTGTCGTTATCCCTCCCAAGCGGCAAGCAGCTGATCACAGTGATCGCAGATCCTGAGGAGATTGTGATCGAAGCGGAGAACCGTAGGAACAACAATCGATTGGACTTGGAAGTCCAGATTCCATGA